TTAGTTTTAAAACCTTATAACTTTTCACTAAATCTTCAGCCTTTTCTCCAGAAAAAATTCCCCGCACCGTTTTGGTTACTTTAACAAAGGCATAATCTTTATTCCATGTGTTAATTTTGATATAACCATTTTTAGTTTTAATATCTAACTCTATCTCTTTGGAAGTGAAATTGTGTTTGTAATCTTCAGTAAATACATAAACTGGCCCTATATTACTTCCAAAATTTAAAACATTAATTAGTTTATCAATTAGCCCAAAATTAGTTTCAGTTTCCACATATTTACTTTTACCCTCTTCTTTTTCTAGCTGAACTTCTTCCTCTTCCATTAGATCTTCATCTAAAGCTGCCAATAGCTTTTCAGCTTCTTCTGCTGTAATTTTCCCTTCCTTTAACATAGTTAAAATAATAGACCTTTCTTCCATTTTACAACCCCCCTTATTTTCCCCTTCCTACACTTTTTTCAATAAAGCTACTGCTTCTTCTGCCGTTATTTCCCCTTTGTTTAAAGCATCTAAAACTTCTTTCCTTTTTCTAGCCACTTCAGGATCAGTCTTAGGAATTGGTTCTGGTCTGTAACCTAAACTTTCAATAACAGCTTCTAACCTACCCCTAACGGTAGGATATGAAATTCCTAATTCCTTTTCCACTTCTTTGATATTGCCACGGCATTTAATAAACACTTCTATAAATTCCTGCTGATCTAATGGCAGTCTACAAAACTTACAGGGGTCAAATTTTCCTTCAATAGCAGTATTACAACTAGGACAGTGTAAACGGGTGATGTCAAGATTGGCGGTACAAATAGGGCAACGACCTAACATTTGTCTTTTCACATCAACCCCTCCTTTCAATATTTTTAATGTTGATGTTAAATATTTTAATCTTTAATTTAATTATACTAATATTTATGTAAAATGCAAGAGATTTGTGATAAAATTTTTAAAAAATTAATACCTATCTAAGAAATCTAAAACTTCCTATTAAAAAAATGTAGACAAAGTCATTTTTTAAAGGCTGTGGTAATTAAACATTCTAACAAAGTTTTGCGTCGAGATTTAAGGCTTCTATCTAAAAGGAAGAAGGGTACCGCTCTAATTCGCC
This DNA window, taken from Anaerobranca gottschalkii DSM 13577, encodes the following:
- a CDS encoding DUF2089 domain-containing protein, producing MKRQMLGRCPICTANLDITRLHCPSCNTAIEGKFDPCKFCRLPLDQQEFIEVFIKCRGNIKEVEKELGISYPTVRGRLEAVIESLGYRPEPIPKTDPEVARKRKEVLDALNKGEITAEEAVALLKKV